The following proteins come from a genomic window of Methylorubrum populi:
- a CDS encoding MarR family winged helix-turn-helix transcriptional regulator produces MNRVMTPDADTAVQASGEASLPGGPATGGDSDDLIELLFFAYRDFVGDPDRILAQYGFGRAHHRVLHFVDRYPGLTIAELLDILRITKQSLNRVLKDLIDQGYIEQQTGTSDRRQRLLFCTPPGRTLTADLTRVQVRRIVRALDAPAEEDEAEGGRGARAASAQDFLLAMIEPAERAAIRRLMARRATVRA; encoded by the coding sequence GTGAACCGTGTGATGACGCCCGATGCCGATACAGCGGTACAGGCTTCCGGCGAGGCTTCGCTTCCGGGCGGTCCCGCGACGGGCGGCGACAGCGACGACCTGATCGAGCTTCTGTTCTTCGCCTATCGCGATTTCGTCGGCGACCCGGATCGGATTCTGGCGCAGTACGGCTTCGGCCGCGCGCATCACCGCGTGCTGCACTTCGTCGATCGCTACCCTGGCCTCACCATCGCCGAACTCCTCGATATCCTTCGCATCACGAAGCAGAGTCTCAACCGGGTGCTGAAGGACTTGATCGATCAGGGCTACATCGAGCAGCAGACCGGCACGAGCGACCGGCGCCAGCGGCTCCTGTTCTGCACCCCGCCCGGCCGGACGCTGACGGCCGACCTCACCCGCGTCCAGGTTCGCCGGATCGTGCGGGCGCTCGACGCGCCGGCCGAGGAGGACGAGGCGGAAGGCGGGCGCGGCGCCCGCGCGGCCTCCGCGCAGGATTTCCTGCTGGCGATGATCGAACCGGCGGAGCGCGCCGCGATCCGCCGGCTGATGGCGCGCCGCGCCACGGTGCGCGCCTGA
- a CDS encoding branched-chain amino acid aminotransferase, with the protein MSVIPFDEREGTIWYDGVMVPWREAKIHVLSHGLHYGSSVFEGERAYGGRIFKSREHSERLRRSAQLLDFEIPYSVDQIEAAKAQVLATSGLQDAYLRPVAWRGSEMMGVAAQKNTIHLAIAAWEWPSYFDPATKMKGIRLDIADYRRPDPRTAPSTSKAAGLYMICTISKHRAENKGYADALMLDWEDNVAECTGANVFFIVDGVIHTPQADRFLNGITRQTVIELAKRRGIEVVERRIRPEEMTGFSECFITGSAAEVTPVSEIGPYRFTPGALTKTLMDDYLDEVQPRAVAA; encoded by the coding sequence ATGTCCGTGATTCCCTTCGATGAGCGCGAAGGCACGATCTGGTACGATGGCGTCATGGTGCCGTGGCGCGAGGCGAAGATCCACGTGCTCAGCCACGGCCTCCACTACGGATCGTCGGTGTTCGAGGGCGAGCGGGCCTATGGCGGCCGGATCTTCAAGAGCCGCGAGCATTCCGAGCGCCTGCGCCGCTCGGCCCAGCTCCTCGATTTCGAGATCCCCTACTCGGTCGATCAGATCGAGGCGGCCAAGGCTCAGGTGCTGGCCACCAGCGGCCTGCAGGACGCCTATTTGCGTCCCGTGGCGTGGCGTGGCTCGGAGATGATGGGTGTTGCGGCCCAGAAGAACACCATCCACCTGGCGATCGCCGCCTGGGAATGGCCGAGCTACTTCGACCCGGCGACCAAGATGAAGGGCATCCGCCTCGACATCGCCGATTACCGCCGCCCCGACCCGCGCACGGCGCCCTCCACCTCGAAGGCGGCCGGTCTCTACATGATCTGCACGATCTCTAAGCACCGGGCCGAGAACAAGGGCTATGCCGACGCCTTGATGCTCGACTGGGAGGACAACGTCGCCGAATGCACCGGCGCCAACGTCTTCTTCATCGTCGACGGCGTGATCCACACGCCCCAGGCCGACCGCTTCCTCAACGGCATTACCCGCCAGACCGTGATCGAGCTGGCCAAGCGGCGCGGGATCGAGGTCGTCGAGCGGCGCATCCGCCCCGAGGAGATGACGGGCTTCTCCGAGTGCTTCATCACCGGCTCCGCCGCCGAGGTGACGCCGGTCTCCGAGATCGGTCCTTACCGCTTCACGCCCGGCGCCCTGACCAAGACGCTGATGGACGACTACCTCGACGAGGTGCAGCCGCGAGCCGTTGCGGCCTAA
- a CDS encoding DUF3072 domain-containing protein: MNEMGMPMTGKTTKDQAAAENPKSDPTDESNRIKDPDEWTTGSEPMTGAQASYLKTLSEQAKAPDAYEADLDKAEASKRIDALRKETGKD, from the coding sequence ATGAACGAGATGGGTATGCCGATGACTGGCAAGACGACCAAGGACCAAGCTGCGGCCGAGAATCCGAAATCCGATCCGACCGACGAGTCGAACCGGATCAAGGACCCGGACGAGTGGACGACCGGCTCCGAGCCGATGACGGGAGCGCAGGCCTCCTACCTGAAGACGCTGTCCGAGCAGGCTAAGGCGCCGGACGCCTACGAGGCCGATCTCGACAAGGCGGAGGCGTCGAAGCGCATCGACGCCCTGCGCAAGGAGACCGGCAAGGACTGA
- a CDS encoding Flp family type IVb pilin — protein sequence MSLFSAGPIARYLTPLLGVSRRFSRHNDGATTIEYGLICVFIGLAVLAGMQVFGSTLMQAYPKIVSFPSIQ from the coding sequence GTGTCTCTCTTCTCCGCCGGACCGATTGCGCGCTACCTCACTCCGTTGCTCGGCGTCTCCCGGCGGTTCTCACGGCATAACGATGGTGCGACCACGATCGAGTACGGCCTGATCTGCGTCTTCATCGGGCTCGCGGTTTTGGCGGGCATGCAGGTTTTCGGAAGTACGTTGATGCAAGCGTATCCGAAAATCGTGAGCTTCCCCTCGATACAATAA
- a CDS encoding DUF937 domain-containing protein, protein MYTMFDILQSQGDASVQAFGQQFGLSPEQTRRAMEALLPALSMGIQRNAGADPMGFGRLFGLAQPGRAQQQPGADMLAGLFGSPMIAQAVIQQASAASGVGAQALRQMLPIMAGMIVAGVVHLLLNAPAPAPAADPPPSPYPVGTLWTDWFNGLSAAAAQMTPGATSSAPPPERRATSRKPEAAPLPDATKASMEVIQQMLQTGAEVQEQNVKAMREVFEAFWNQPKPEVDRPGAEGAASPGAAPLGKEGTSPSRRKPGGKS, encoded by the coding sequence ATGTACACGATGTTCGACATCCTCCAGAGCCAGGGCGACGCGAGCGTGCAGGCCTTCGGGCAACAATTCGGTCTGTCGCCGGAGCAGACGCGGCGCGCCATGGAGGCCCTGTTGCCGGCCCTGTCCATGGGGATCCAGCGCAATGCCGGGGCCGATCCGATGGGGTTCGGGCGCCTGTTCGGCCTCGCACAGCCGGGACGGGCGCAACAGCAGCCCGGCGCGGACATGCTGGCAGGACTGTTCGGTTCGCCGATGATCGCGCAGGCGGTGATCCAGCAAGCCTCGGCGGCGAGCGGCGTCGGTGCCCAGGCGCTCCGCCAGATGTTGCCGATCATGGCCGGCATGATCGTGGCCGGCGTCGTCCACCTGCTCCTCAACGCACCCGCCCCGGCTCCGGCGGCCGACCCCCCACCCTCCCCCTATCCGGTCGGCACGCTGTGGACGGACTGGTTCAACGGGCTCAGTGCCGCCGCCGCGCAGATGACGCCCGGCGCAACGTCCTCGGCCCCGCCGCCCGAGCGGCGCGCGACCTCCCGGAAGCCGGAGGCCGCGCCGCTGCCCGACGCGACGAAGGCCTCGATGGAGGTGATCCAGCAGATGCTCCAGACCGGTGCCGAGGTTCAGGAGCAGAACGTCAAGGCGATGAGGGAGGTGTTCGAAGCGTTCTGGAACCAGCCGAAACCCGAGGTCGACCGGCCGGGCGCGGAAGGCGCCGCGTCTCCGGGGGCCGCACCACTCGGCAAGGAAGGGACGTCTCCGTCGAGACGCAAACCGGGCGGCAAGAGCTGA